The Macrobrachium nipponense isolate FS-2020 chromosome 44, ASM1510439v2, whole genome shotgun sequence genome contains the following window.
CCATGTACagccaaaccagtcactctccacCTCCATGTACCTAAACCAGTCATTCTCCAGCCTCCatgtacaccaaaccagtcattcTCCAGCCTCCatgtacaccaaaccagtcactctccaggTTCCatgtacaccaaaccagtcataCTCCAGCCTCCATGTACACCAAATCAGTCACTCTCCAGCCTCCATGCACACCAAACCAATCATTCTCCAGCCTCCatgtacaccaaaccagtcactctcctgcCTCCATGTACacaaaaccagtcactctccagcCTCCatgtacaccaaaccagtcaaTCTCCAGCCTCCATGCACACCAAACCAGTCATTCTCCAGCCTTCATgtgcaccaaaccagtcactctccagtCTCCATGTACACCAAACAAGTCACTCTCCAGCCTCCatgtacaccaaaccagtcactctccagcCTCCATGTACACCAAACCAGTAACTCTCATGCCTCCatgtacaccaaaccagtcactcttctGCCGCCatgtacaccaaaccagtcactctccagcTGCCatgtacaccaaaccagtcactctctagCTGCCatgtacaccaaaccagtcactctccagcCGCCatgtacaccaaaccagtcactctccagcTGCCATGTACACCAAACTAGTCACTCTCCTGCCTCCATGTACACCAAACCATCATCCATATACCAAACCAGCACTCTCCTGCCTCCATGACACCAAACCAGACTCTCCACCTCCATGTACCACCACAGCACTCCACGGCCGTACACACATCTCCTGCCTCCatgtacaccaaaccagtcactctcctgcCTCCatgtacaccaaaccagtcactctcctgcCTCCatgtacaccaaaccagtcactctcctgcCGCCatgtacaccaaaccagtcactctccagtCTCCatgtacaccaaaccagtcactctcctgcCTCCatgtacaccaaaccagtcactcttctGCCGCCatgtacaccaaaccagtcactctccagtCTCCatgtacaccaaaccagtcactctcctgcCTCCATGTACACCAAACCAATCACTCTCCTGCCGCCatgtacaccaaaccagtcactctccagcCTCCatgtacaccaaaccagtcactctcctgcCTCCatgtacaccaaaccagtcactctcctgcCTCCatgtacaccaaaccagtcactctcttgCCTCCATGTACATCAAACAAGTCACTCTCCAGCCTCCatgtacaccaaaccagtcactctcctgcCTCCATGTACACCAAACCAATCACTCTCCAGCCTCCatgtacaccaaaccagtcactctccagcCTCCATGTACTCCAAACCAGTTACTCTCCTGCTTCCatgtacaccaaaccagtcactctcctgtcGCCatgtacaccaaaccagtcactctccagcCTCCATGTACACCAAACCAGCCACTCTCCTGCCTCCATGTACACCAAACCAGCCACTCTCCTGTCTCCttgtacaccaaaccagtcactctcctgcCTCCatgtacaccaaaccagtcactctcctgcCTCCatgtacaccaaaccagtcactctcctgtctccttgtacaccaaaccagtcactctcctgcCTCCatgtacaccaaaccagtcactctcctgtcTCCTtatacaccaaaccagtcactccctGCCTCCTTGTACAACCAAAACCAGCCCACTCTTCGCTGCTCATGTAcagcaaaccagtcactctcctgcCTCCATGTacacaaaccagtcactctcctgtcTCCTTGTACACCAAACCAGCCACTCTCCCTGCCATCCATGTACCCAAACCAGTCACTCATCACCTATCTCCTGCCCTCCATTGGGTACagtacaccaaaccagtcatcTCCTGCCTCCATGTACATCAAACCAGTCACTTCCCTGGCTCCTTGTTCATCTCCTGCCCTCATGcacaaaccagtcactctcctgcCTCCATGGTACACCAAACCAAGTCACTCTTGTACCAGCTCCATGTCCTAcaccaaaaaacagtccacctgCCTCCAAAGACCTCCCCATGTACcacaaaccagtcactctcctccTCCATGTAcagcaaaccagtcactctcctgcCTCCatgtacaccaaaccagtcactctcctgtcTCCTTGTACACCAAACCAGCCACTCTCCTGCCTCCatgtacaccaaaccagtcactctcctgcCTCCatgtacaccaaaccagtcactctcctgtctccttgtacaccaaaccagtcactctcctgcCTCCatgtacaccaaaccagtcactctcctgtcTCCTTGTACACCAAAACAGCCACTCTCCTGCCTCCCCATCTACATCAACCAGTCACTCTCCTGCCGCCATGTACCCAACCAAACCACCCCTCTCCTGCCACCAGTACACCCAAAAACAAGCCACTTCCCTGCCTCCATGTaccaccaaaccagtcactctcctgcCGCCCATACACACAAACCAGTCACCCTCTCCTGCCACCATGTACACCAAACAATCACCTCCAGCCTCCatgtacaccaaaccagtcacctCCTCCTGCCCACCATGTACACCAAACCAATCACTCTCCAGCCTCCatgtacaccaaaccagtcactctccagcCTCCatgtacaccaaaccagtcactctcctgtcTCCTTGTACACCAAACCAGCCACTCTCCAGCCTCCatgtacaccaaaccagtcactctcctgtctccttgtacaccaaaccagtcactctccagcCTCCATGTACACTAAACAAATCACTCTCCTGCCTACATATACTAACACAAACCTCACTTCCATTTCAGTAACTTATCTTCTAAACCATTCATTCTCAACACTCTCGACATTGGTGCTAAGAAATGCCCCTCAATGGCAGATGAGCCTCCTCTCCTCAGGCAAATGGCAATCATGTTTTTCACTCCTGTGGGATGttgggaaaagaaaataatagcagcacccccccccccccttccattcCACCGTAGTGTGAAAGTCACTAAATAGCCGTGGGTAGGGGATTTGAAGCCTTATGCTTATATAATTTAGTGATATTGCAAAAAGCCCAAAaagaagtgtgtatatatatgtaataaataatttgtatgtataatatatatatgtgtgtgtatacacataagtatatatatagtatagcatatgtgtgcatatatatatatatatatatatatatatatatatatatatatatatttcagcaaaCATACGTGTATTCCAATGGGCTTTTGATATGCTCATTGCTTAACAGTTCCTAATCTCAACTTTCCCCATATATATTCTTCCGATAAATAAGACAAAGGGCCGTTAAAAGAGAGTAAGAGCAAGAGGCAGCCTCTCTCCCACACTGTATCTCAAAACTCTTCTCTAGGCCTATGTAATTTCCAAGGCCTATATAATTTAGGTTACGTCTCTATTCTATATCACTTCAAGATCTGATCTGTTACGAAATTTCCAGATCTGATCCTTTcctaacccccttttttttaatctctctctctctctctctctctctctctctctctctctcaatagcaaAGGGAAACAGTGGCGGGAGTCTCTTCTGTTGAAGGTTCGGCCCACCAACACAATGGGTGTCAGCGAGGATAAAATGATCAAACATTCTGCTATCCGAACGAAACATTGTGACGTCAGCGCCGCTGGTTTCCGCTTGCAAGAGGCAGCTCAAGCAACCCTTCGTTACTTACGGCTGACATTTCATGATTTTCAGTGCACTGAGAGCCCAGCCATGGGCTAAACAGCAACATATTCAAGTGGCTTCCGAGGGCGGTATCCTACAGAACGAAACGAGTGACTATCGACGAAAACCTCCGGGAAACTTTCGGTCGCGGTTTCCTTTTATTCGTGAAAAGTACAACTCGCCGGCCTGAAAAATGGCCCAATCTTCAAAACAATGAATGATAAAACATTTCCTATAATTCTCTCCCCGTCATAAATAATTTTCGCCCTCGTCTTCTGTAAACAAATGACTCACGATTGGCACACGAGTCGTATAATGCCGTGCGTCTTATCGAGGTCGAGAGGGCCAATCATAGTTTTGGGTGAAAACTCATCTCTTTTTACAACAAAATTTCAATGGCGGATGGTTCAGGGAGTGATGCCATACGCCGATCCCTCaattaaatcccccccccccttccaaccTACCCCTCATCTCCAGTCCCCCGGAGTCCTCTTCTACTACCTACCCTCTCCTAACTCCTTCTTCCCTCCCTTCCAACAACTCTCACTCCcctccaccatctctctctctctctctctctctctgttctgccgAGACGcaacatattgttattattgttttccctATTTCTCTTTCGAGTTGATGCTTCTCCTCGTCAGATATTCAGAATCGAGACACGCCGTCCTTCCTCTTGTCTTCCTATTGTTCCTCCTGAATCACGCCTACAAAAGGAGGAATGagaggataaagaggaagagGGGTAAAAAGGAATAGCTCTATCTCAATACTTAGGAGGGTAAGGAacaggaagaaaaagaggaagaggataaagaggaagaggagaaaaaagcAATAATTCTATCTCAGTAATTAGGAGgataaggaaaaggaagaaaaagagggagaggattatgaggaagaggagaaaagagaaagaattcTATCTCAAAACTTAAGAAGAGAAGGTAAAGGAGGAAAAATAGGTagaggataaagaggaagaggagaaaaaaaggaataattatttcaATACCTAAGAggataaggaaaaacaaaaagagggaGATGAGAAAAGAGTAATAACTCTATTTCAATACATAGGAGGAAAAGGAataggaggaaaaagaaaagatgataaagaggaagaggagaaaaaaggAATAACTCTATTTCAGTACTTAGGAGGATAAGGAAAtggaggaaagagaggaagaaggaaaaaattaatatctCTATCTCATCAATGCTAGACggagaaggaataggaggaggaggaaaaaagagaaagaggacaaagaaaaagaggaagaagagaaagaggaatgggaggaggaggagaaaaaagagaagaggcataagagaatgaggaagaggagaaaaaagagaaagaggaaaaagagaaaaaggaataggagaaaaaagagaaagaggaaaaagagaatgcGAAATAGGAGAatgaggaaaaaagagaaagaggaaaaagataaagaggaaaaaagagaaaggatgaaagagaaagagaaaaagaaaaaggaataagaggaggaggaaaaaagagaaagaggaaaaaagaaaaaggaataggaggaggaaaaaaggaaaagaggaaaaagaaagaggaataggaggaggaaaagagaaagaggaaaaaaagaaagaggaataggaagaggaggaaaaagagaaataagaatagGAAGGGGAGGAAAAAGCGaaagaggaataggaggaggaagaagaggaagatggaaaaacagaaacaggaataggaggaggaggaggaggaggaggaggaggagagagagagaaagagaatgaggaataataggaggaggaggaggaggaggaggaggaggaggagaaaaaggaaaaagagaaagaggaataggaggaggaggaggaggagaaaaagtaaaaggaaaaatagaaagaggaataggaggagtaggagaaggaggagaaaaaggagGAATGTCTGTCTCAATACTTTTCGATATTCAAAAGTGACAGTAAGGCAGT
Protein-coding sequences here:
- the LOC135203948 gene encoding mucin-2-like, translating into MYHHSTPRPYTHLLPPCTPNQSLSCLHVHQTSHSPASMYTKPVTLLPPCTPNQSLSSLHVHQTSHSPASMYTKPVTLLPPCTPNQSLSSLHVHQTSHSPASMYTKPITLLPPCTPNQSLSSLHVHQTSHSPASMYTKPVTLLPPCTPNQSLSCLHVHQTSHSPASMYTKPVTLLPPCTPNQSLSSLHVHQTSHSPASMYSKPVTLLLPCTPNQSLSCRHVHQTSHSPASMYTKPATLLPPCTPNQPLSCLLVHQTSHSPASMYTKPVTLLPPCTPNQSLSCLLVHQTSHSPASMYTKPVTLLSPYTPNQSLPASLYNQNQPTLRCSCTANQSLSCLHVHKPVTLLSPCTPNQPLSLPSMYPNQSLITYLLPSIGYSTPNQSSPASMYIKPVTSLAPCSSPALMHKPVTLLPPWYTKPSHSCTSSMSYTKKQSTCLQRPPHVPQTSHSPPPCTANQSLSCLHVHQTSHSPVSLYTKPATLLPPCTPNQSLSCLHVHQTSHSPVSLYTKPVTLLPPCTPNQSLSCLLVHQNSHSPASPSTSTSHSPAAMYPTKPPLSCHQYTQKQATSLPPCTTKPVTLLPPIHTNQSPSPATMYTKQSPPASMYTKPVTSSCPPCTPNQSLSSLHVHQTSHSPASMYTKPVTLLSPCTPNQPLSSLHVHQTSHSPVSLYTKPVTLQPPSPPPPWISPSPFPPMHNHLPGSPPSSSPPPSLSSSYFSFKSPRSDIHGVFKMNNLSLRFFGERCYT